A genomic stretch from Ureibacillus composti includes:
- a CDS encoding PLP-dependent aminotransferase family protein, which yields MMKYSDRIVNTPPSFVRNILKVTGNPEVISFAGGLPNPISFPIDELQNSIQHSIEENGPKLFQYSTTAGYLPLREYIANKYNNDFGYEIEADDIIITTGSQEALMLIAQVLVNKGDGIVMEEPGYLGAIQAFNLTEPTFHSVTLEDDGLNVEELEKALQNPNVKFIYTVPNFHNPSGITYSKEKRDAIYEVVKKYDVALIEDDPYGDLRWNGEKLPYIGAGRLENSILLGSFSKTVTPGFRLGYIVSKNKELIRHINTAKEAVDLHSNIFAQYVIHDYLVNNAYQEHVDKIINLYREQAYAMLSAMEKYFPSTVKYTKPDGGMFIWVTLEEGMSALKLFDRAMEVKVAFVPGDPFYTDKTNVNTLRLNFTNSEPAVIEEGIKRLGKILHEVSAKELV from the coding sequence ATGATGAAGTACTCAGACAGAATAGTAAATACACCACCATCGTTCGTACGAAATATTTTAAAGGTTACGGGGAATCCTGAAGTCATTTCCTTTGCAGGTGGATTACCAAATCCAATTTCATTTCCAATTGATGAATTACAAAATTCAATTCAACATTCAATAGAAGAAAATGGTCCAAAACTATTCCAGTATTCTACAACAGCAGGATACCTACCTTTACGTGAATATATAGCAAATAAATATAATAACGATTTCGGTTATGAGATTGAAGCCGATGACATCATCATTACAACAGGCTCACAAGAAGCATTAATGTTAATTGCACAAGTGCTAGTGAATAAAGGTGATGGCATTGTAATGGAAGAGCCAGGGTATTTAGGGGCAATTCAAGCGTTTAATTTAACTGAACCGACATTCCATTCGGTAACGTTAGAAGATGACGGTTTAAATGTAGAAGAATTAGAAAAGGCGCTTCAAAATCCAAATGTAAAATTTATTTACACTGTTCCAAACTTCCATAACCCGTCAGGTATTACATATTCAAAGGAAAAACGTGATGCAATTTATGAGGTAGTAAAGAAATATGATGTAGCTTTAATTGAAGATGATCCATACGGTGATTTACGTTGGAATGGTGAGAAATTGCCTTATATCGGTGCAGGTCGTTTAGAAAATTCAATTTTACTTGGGTCATTTTCTAAAACCGTTACACCTGGATTCCGTTTAGGATATATCGTATCTAAAAATAAAGAATTGATTCGTCATATTAATACAGCCAAAGAAGCAGTCGATTTACATTCAAATATTTTTGCTCAATACGTAATCCATGACTACTTAGTAAACAACGCATATCAAGAACATGTTGATAAAATCATTAACCTTTATCGTGAGCAGGCATATGCAATGCTAAGTGCTATGGAAAAGTACTTCCCATCTACAGTCAAGTACACAAAACCAGATGGCGGTATGTTCATTTGGGTGACGTTAGAAGAGGGCATGTCTGCTCTAAAATTATTCGATAGAGCAATGGAAGTGAAGGTTGCCTTTGTACCAGGTGATCCATTCTATACTGATAAGACAAATGTTAATACGTTACGATTAAACTTCACAAACTCAGAACCCGCTGTCATTGAAGAGGGCATTAAACGTTTAGGCAAAATTCTTCACGAAGTGTCAGCTAAAGAGCTTGTTTAA
- a CDS encoding phage holin family protein, giving the protein MEFDLFASFIDTRSYVLIPVLYIIIFLLRQTPHIPTWTHAWIAMGISVVSCLFYYGFMIQSFVEGVLVTGVAILTKDLIHVNVSTGRTKKEDNTK; this is encoded by the coding sequence ATGGAGTTCGATTTATTTGCATCCTTTATTGACACAAGATCCTATGTATTAATTCCTGTATTATATATAATTATTTTTCTTCTTCGGCAAACGCCGCATATTCCTACATGGACTCATGCATGGATTGCAATGGGAATTAGCGTTGTGTCGTGTTTGTTCTATTATGGTTTTATGATACAGTCATTTGTTGAAGGGGTTCTCGTTACAGGGGTTGCAATATTAACGAAAGATTTAATTCATGTAAACGTAAGTACCGGTAGAACAAAAAAAGAAGATAACACGAAATAA
- a CDS encoding DNA topoisomerase III, whose amino-acid sequence MAKSLVLAEKPSVARDIARVLNCNKKGNGYLEGNQYIVTWALGHLVTLADPESYDVKYKTWNLEDLPMLPDRLKLTVIKQSGKQFNAVKSQLLRGDVSDIIIATDAGREGELVARWIIDKAKVKKPIKRLWISSVTDKAIKDGFKNLKPGKAYENLYHSAVARSEADWYIGLNATRALTTRFNAQLNCGRVQTPTVAIIAAREDEIKNFKPRDYYGIEAQTNQQLKLTWIDTKTNNTRSFNKEKMESIVNRLGKQQAVVSEIDKKHKKSFAPGLYDLTELQRDANKLFGYSAKETLNIMQKLYEQHKVLTYPRTDSRFISQDIVATIPERLKACGVGEYRALANEVLKKPIKANKAFVDDQKVSDHHAIIPTEGYVNYSAFSDKERKIYDLVVKRFLAVLFPPAEYEQLTLKAKIGDETFIAKGKTILSAGWKKVYENRFDEEERDEDVKEQLLPQINQGDTLNISLIALTAGQTKPPTRFTEATLLSAMENPTKYLEAQDQKIAETLKSTGGLGTVATRADIIEKLFNSFLIEKRGGKEIYITSKGKQLLDLVPEELKSPALTAEWEMKLEQIAKGKLKKEVFIGDMKNYTKEIVKEIKASDKKYKHDNISTKSCPDCGKPMLEVNGKKGKMLVCQDRECGHRKNVSRTTNARCPQCHKKLELRGEGDGQIFTCICGYREKLSTFQERRKKESGGKVDKRSVQKYLKQQEKVEEPINTGLADALKGLKFD is encoded by the coding sequence ATGGCAAAAAGTTTAGTATTAGCTGAAAAACCATCAGTAGCACGTGATATTGCGCGGGTGCTGAATTGTAATAAAAAAGGAAATGGTTATCTTGAGGGTAATCAATACATCGTCACATGGGCACTGGGTCATTTAGTAACATTAGCGGACCCTGAAAGCTACGATGTAAAATATAAAACATGGAATTTAGAGGACTTACCAATGCTACCAGATCGTTTGAAACTAACGGTTATTAAACAATCTGGCAAACAATTCAACGCGGTTAAATCCCAATTACTTCGTGGAGATGTTAGTGACATCATCATTGCAACAGATGCCGGACGTGAAGGGGAGTTAGTGGCACGTTGGATTATTGACAAAGCAAAAGTGAAAAAGCCAATTAAACGTCTTTGGATTTCATCCGTAACCGATAAAGCAATTAAAGACGGCTTTAAAAACTTAAAACCAGGAAAAGCTTATGAAAATCTCTATCATTCAGCTGTGGCTCGTTCTGAAGCAGATTGGTATATTGGATTAAATGCAACCCGTGCTCTCACAACGAGATTTAATGCTCAGCTTAATTGCGGACGTGTACAAACACCAACAGTGGCGATTATTGCTGCACGAGAGGATGAAATTAAAAATTTTAAACCTCGCGATTACTATGGCATTGAAGCACAAACAAACCAACAGTTAAAACTAACGTGGATTGATACGAAAACGAACAACACACGCAGTTTTAATAAAGAGAAAATGGAATCAATCGTCAATCGCCTTGGTAAACAGCAAGCAGTTGTTTCGGAAATTGATAAAAAGCATAAAAAATCCTTTGCCCCTGGCTTGTACGATTTAACTGAACTTCAACGGGATGCCAATAAACTGTTTGGCTATTCTGCAAAAGAAACATTAAATATTATGCAAAAACTTTATGAACAACATAAAGTATTAACGTATCCAAGAACAGACTCACGCTTTATTTCACAAGATATTGTTGCTACGATCCCTGAACGATTAAAAGCGTGTGGTGTAGGCGAATATCGAGCACTTGCAAATGAAGTGTTAAAAAAGCCAATAAAAGCGAACAAAGCATTTGTAGATGATCAAAAAGTAAGCGATCACCATGCAATTATCCCAACAGAGGGCTACGTAAATTACTCTGCTTTTAGTGATAAAGAACGTAAAATTTATGATTTAGTCGTTAAGCGTTTTTTAGCTGTACTTTTCCCACCAGCTGAATATGAGCAATTAACTTTAAAAGCTAAAATTGGTGATGAAACGTTTATAGCAAAAGGGAAAACGATCCTTTCAGCAGGCTGGAAAAAAGTATATGAAAATCGCTTTGATGAAGAAGAGCGAGATGAAGATGTAAAAGAACAACTTTTACCACAGATTAATCAGGGTGATACGTTGAATATTTCCTTGATTGCTTTAACTGCAGGTCAAACCAAACCACCAACAAGATTTACTGAGGCAACATTATTATCTGCGATGGAGAATCCTACAAAATATTTAGAAGCACAGGATCAAAAGATTGCAGAAACCCTAAAATCAACAGGTGGACTTGGAACGGTTGCCACACGTGCTGATATTATTGAGAAGTTATTCAATTCATTTTTAATAGAAAAACGTGGTGGAAAAGAGATTTATATTACATCCAAAGGTAAACAACTTCTAGATTTGGTACCTGAGGAGTTAAAATCACCTGCACTAACTGCAGAGTGGGAAATGAAACTCGAGCAAATTGCCAAAGGAAAGTTAAAAAAAGAAGTATTTATCGGGGATATGAAAAACTACACGAAAGAAATCGTGAAAGAAATTAAAGCAAGTGATAAAAAATATAAACATGATAATATTTCAACAAAAAGCTGTCCTGATTGTGGGAAACCGATGTTAGAGGTGAATGGCAAAAAAGGAAAAATGCTAGTTTGCCAAGATCGTGAATGTGGTCATCGAAAAAATGTTTCTCGTACAACCAATGCGAGATGCCCTCAATGCCATAAAAAACTAGAGTTACGAGGAGAAGGAGATGGACAAATATTCACATGTATTTGTGGATATCGTGAGAAATTATCTACTTTCCAAGAACGTCGTAAAAAAGAGTCCGGTGGTAAAGTGGACAAACGCTCTGTTCAAAAATATTTAAAACAACAAGAAAAAGTAGAAGAGCCAATTAACACAGGACTAGCAGATGCACTAAAAGGATTAAAGTTTGACTAA
- a CDS encoding phosphate ABC transporter substrate-binding protein: protein MTLIKKALLVLSLTTLLTACNQTNENTTNSSNGDNYTLAISGSTSVGPLAEKLAAKYEEQSEINIEVNQIGSSAGITNATSGVSEIGMSSRDLKEEEIANGLDESVIAYDGIVVVTHPSNKVKDLTMEQVKQIFTGEVTNWKELGGDDLEIVVVSREDGSGSRDAFQEIVDYSSGELVRSAIVASGNGNIKTTVATNKHAVGFISFEYIDDSISTMKINGVEATAENVLNKTYKLSRPFLFVHKEENLSEQGQQFIDYILSEEGQVIVSEAGAIPLR, encoded by the coding sequence ATGACACTTATAAAAAAAGCGTTATTGGTACTATCTTTAACAACTTTATTAACAGCATGTAATCAAACTAATGAAAATACTACTAACTCATCAAACGGTGATAATTATACATTAGCTATTTCAGGATCTACATCAGTTGGTCCTTTAGCTGAAAAACTAGCAGCAAAATATGAAGAACAATCTGAGATTAATATAGAAGTTAATCAAATTGGTTCTTCTGCTGGAATAACAAATGCAACAAGTGGTGTATCGGAGATTGGGATGTCTTCCCGTGATCTAAAGGAAGAAGAAATAGCAAATGGCTTGGATGAGAGTGTCATTGCTTATGATGGGATTGTCGTCGTCACACATCCTAGCAATAAGGTAAAAGACCTGACAATGGAACAAGTGAAACAGATCTTTACTGGTGAAGTGACAAATTGGAAGGAGCTTGGAGGCGATGATTTGGAAATCGTCGTTGTATCCCGCGAGGATGGCTCTGGTTCCCGTGATGCTTTCCAAGAAATTGTAGACTATTCTTCTGGTGAACTAGTTAGAAGTGCGATCGTTGCGAGTGGTAACGGAAATATTAAAACGACTGTTGCGACAAATAAGCATGCAGTAGGATTTATTTCCTTTGAATACATTGATGACTCTATTTCAACTATGAAAATTAACGGAGTCGAAGCGACAGCGGAGAACGTTCTAAATAAAACCTATAAGCTATCCCGTCCATTCTTATTTGTTCATAAAGAAGAGAACCTTAGTGAACAAGGACAACAATTTATTGATTATATTTTAAGTGAAGAAGGACAAGTAATTGTATCAGAAGCAGGAGCAATACCTTTACGATAA
- the pstC gene encoding phosphate ABC transporter permease subunit PstC — translation MNMVTPPIEKANKKKYMLEKLSGRVFLLCALISVISLVLIIGFVFYRGFHPFVAEGYSFIDFLLGVDWVPSEDKFGILPMIIASIYATVGALIIGVPIGLFTAIFLAEIAPKQLARIISPAVQLLAGIPSVLYGVFGLAVIVPFLQNNLGLAKGQSLIAVILVLAIMMLPTVVTVSETAIRAVPKTYREGSLALGVSQIGTIFKVVVPAAKSGIMTAIVLGMGRAIGETMAVILVAGNSLIIPTSLTDSIRPLTTNIALEMGYAAGTHQGMLFATGIVLFSFILILNFVLAKISSKGGN, via the coding sequence ATGAACATGGTCACCCCACCTATTGAAAAAGCAAATAAGAAGAAGTATATGCTAGAAAAATTATCAGGAAGAGTTTTTCTACTATGTGCGCTTATATCGGTAATAAGTTTAGTTTTAATTATAGGCTTTGTATTTTATAGAGGCTTCCATCCATTTGTAGCGGAAGGTTATAGCTTTATAGACTTCCTTTTAGGAGTGGATTGGGTACCAAGTGAAGACAAATTCGGCATTTTACCAATGATTATAGCATCTATATATGCTACTGTAGGGGCCTTAATTATTGGGGTTCCAATCGGACTGTTTACAGCTATTTTCTTAGCCGAAATAGCACCGAAACAATTAGCGAGAATTATTTCTCCTGCAGTACAGTTACTGGCAGGGATTCCATCAGTATTATATGGTGTTTTCGGTCTTGCGGTCATCGTTCCATTTTTACAAAATAATTTGGGATTAGCGAAAGGACAAAGTTTAATTGCAGTTATTCTTGTCCTAGCCATTATGATGCTACCGACAGTTGTGACAGTTTCAGAAACAGCGATTAGAGCAGTACCTAAAACTTATCGTGAAGGCTCGTTAGCATTAGGTGTTTCTCAAATTGGGACAATCTTCAAAGTAGTGGTACCGGCAGCTAAATCAGGAATTATGACTGCAATTGTTTTAGGAATGGGTAGAGCAATTGGGGAAACAATGGCTGTTATTTTAGTAGCAGGAAACAGTCTGATTATTCCGACGAGTTTAACAGATAGTATACGTCCATTAACAACGAACATTGCACTAGAAATGGGATACGCTGCAGGAACACATCAAGGTATGTTATTTGCAACGGGGATTGTGTTATTCTCGTTTATCTTAATCTTGAATTTCGTATTAGCAAAGATCAGCTCGAAAGGTGGTAACTAA
- the pstA gene encoding phosphate ABC transporter permease PstA → MREFKDNLLRGLLWFSAFLTVAVLVTIVGYIFYKGIGLISFDFIFGDYSPTGGGGIWPMIVTTIYTIVISLVIATPIGILAAVYLQEYAKQGRLVRIIRFATESLTGIPSIIYGLFGAVFFVTTLKLGMSIIAASLTLTIIVLPVIIRTTEESLKTVPRSYREGSLALGNTKLQTLYKVILPSAMPGILSGIILSIGRIVGESAAIFLTAGTVAALPESIFSSARTLTVHSYLVTQESGDIELAAAIGIVLIVIILILNLTATYISKKLNKADY, encoded by the coding sequence TTGAGAGAGTTTAAAGATAACTTGTTACGTGGACTTCTTTGGTTTTCGGCTTTCTTAACAGTTGCCGTCCTCGTTACGATCGTTGGATATATATTTTATAAAGGAATTGGGTTAATTAGTTTTGATTTTATCTTTGGTGATTATTCCCCAACAGGTGGTGGTGGGATTTGGCCAATGATTGTTACAACAATCTATACAATTGTCATCTCATTAGTCATTGCTACGCCAATCGGTATTTTGGCTGCAGTATATTTACAAGAGTATGCGAAACAAGGTCGATTAGTTAGAATCATTCGTTTTGCGACAGAAAGTTTAACAGGGATTCCATCGATTATCTATGGTTTATTCGGGGCCGTATTCTTTGTAACGACTTTAAAATTGGGTATGTCTATTATTGCTGCTTCATTGACATTAACAATTATCGTGCTTCCTGTAATTATCCGAACAACGGAAGAATCGTTAAAAACGGTTCCTCGCTCATATCGTGAGGGTTCTCTAGCTCTTGGAAATACTAAGCTTCAAACTTTATATAAAGTAATTTTACCAAGTGCTATGCCTGGTATTTTATCCGGTATCATTCTCTCCATTGGACGTATCGTAGGAGAATCAGCTGCAATCTTTTTAACAGCTGGAACAGTAGCGGCGTTACCAGAAAGTATTTTCTCTTCTGCAAGAACATTAACAGTTCATTCTTATTTAGTTACACAGGAATCTGGTGATATTGAACTTGCTGCTGCAATTGGAATTGTCTTAATTGTGATCATTCTGATATTGAATTTGACGGCAACATATATTTCGAAAAAGTTAAATAAAGCTGACTACTAG
- the pstB gene encoding phosphate ABC transporter ATP-binding protein PstB, giving the protein MKMERLQMMEQLTETPKIKVKDLDLFYGDNQALYSVSMNIQEKEVTALIGPSGCGKSTFLRTLNRMNDLIDGVNINGEIIIENENIYQTNDVIKLRTKVGMVFQKPNLFPMSIYDNVAYGPRGQGIKNKKELDKIVEESLRGAAIWDEVKDRLKTSALGLSGGQQQRVCIARAIAMKPEIILMDEPTSALDPISTLKVEELISDMKKDYTIVIVTHNMQQAARISDKTAFFLNGEIVEYDETDKIFSVPNDQRTEDYITGRFG; this is encoded by the coding sequence ATGAAGATGGAGCGACTACAGATGATGGAGCAACTAACAGAAACACCAAAAATAAAGGTGAAAGATTTAGACTTGTTTTATGGTGATAATCAGGCACTATATTCTGTATCAATGAATATCCAAGAAAAAGAGGTTACGGCTTTAATTGGTCCATCAGGCTGTGGTAAATCTACCTTTTTACGAACACTAAACCGTATGAATGATTTAATTGATGGTGTAAATATTAACGGTGAAATTATCATTGAAAACGAAAATATCTATCAAACTAATGATGTTATTAAATTAAGAACAAAAGTAGGGATGGTATTCCAAAAACCAAACCTATTCCCTATGAGTATTTATGATAATGTAGCATATGGTCCTAGAGGGCAGGGAATTAAAAACAAAAAAGAACTAGATAAAATTGTCGAAGAGAGCTTGCGTGGAGCAGCCATTTGGGATGAAGTAAAAGACCGCTTAAAAACATCAGCACTTGGGTTATCAGGTGGTCAACAACAACGTGTTTGTATCGCACGTGCCATAGCTATGAAGCCTGAAATTATTCTAATGGATGAACCTACTTCGGCACTAGACCCAATATCAACTTTAAAGGTTGAAGAATTAATTTCAGACATGAAAAAAGACTATACGATCGTAATCGTTACTCATAATATGCAACAAGCAGCACGTATTTCAGACAAAACAGCTTTCTTCTTAAATGGGGAAATTGTTGAATATGATGAAACAGATAAAATCTTTTCAGTACCAAACGACCAAAGAACCGAGGATTATATTACTGGTAGATTCGGATAA
- a CDS encoding Na/Pi cotransporter family protein, with translation MDWQSMIFQFLGGLGLFLFAIKYMGEGLQKAAGDRLRDILDKFTTNPLMGVLVGIVVTVLIQSSSGTTVITVGLVSAGFMTLRQAIGVIMGANIGTTVTAFIIGFDVGIYSYPILAVGAILLFFFKKSSIQNLGQILFGLAGLFLGLEMMGNGMKPLHNLESFIDLTVRLSEHPILGVMIGTVMTVIVQSSSATVGILQGLYAESIVSLDGAIPILFGENIGTTITALLASIGASVAARRAAASHVLFNVVGTIIFMILLPLFTNYVVWIASVLNLEPKMQLAFAHGTFNVINTIIQLPFIGLIAYVVTKIVPGEDATIGYASKHLDKTLIDQSASIALGQAKQEVVRMGEFAVSGLQESLDFLLTGERKHVDITIQLEEVINNLDREITEYLVELSQGSFSETDSKVHYSLLQNIRDIERIGDHFENLVELIQSREVNRVKFSEVATQELNEMYELVLDTVSLAVLALDRQSKDFAREIINNEYRIDELERVLRKRHIYRVNNGECSGSAGIFYVDIISNLERIGDHAVNIAESILEVNSNESYH, from the coding sequence ATGGATTGGCAATCAATGATATTTCAGTTTCTAGGGGGATTAGGTCTATTTTTATTTGCCATTAAGTATATGGGAGAAGGCTTGCAAAAAGCAGCTGGCGATCGTCTTCGAGATATTCTTGATAAATTTACTACAAACCCTTTGATGGGTGTATTAGTAGGGATTGTTGTCACAGTATTAATACAATCTAGTTCTGGGACAACTGTTATTACAGTTGGTTTAGTGAGTGCAGGTTTCATGACACTGCGTCAAGCAATTGGTGTCATAATGGGAGCCAATATTGGTACGACAGTTACCGCCTTTATCATTGGTTTTGATGTTGGTATTTACTCTTACCCCATTTTGGCTGTTGGTGCTATACTGTTATTTTTCTTTAAGAAGAGCTCAATTCAAAATCTGGGACAAATTTTATTCGGCCTCGCAGGATTGTTCTTAGGTTTAGAAATGATGGGTAATGGTATGAAACCTTTACATAATTTGGAATCCTTTATTGACTTAACTGTAAGACTTAGTGAACACCCTATATTAGGTGTAATGATAGGAACAGTAATGACGGTAATTGTTCAATCATCTTCTGCAACAGTAGGAATCTTACAGGGCTTATATGCTGAGAGCATAGTTTCATTAGATGGGGCAATACCTATATTATTTGGAGAAAATATTGGTACAACAATCACTGCTTTATTAGCAAGTATAGGGGCATCTGTGGCAGCTCGACGTGCAGCAGCATCACATGTGTTATTTAATGTAGTTGGAACAATAATCTTTATGATTTTACTACCACTATTCACAAATTATGTGGTGTGGATTGCTAGTGTATTAAATCTTGAACCAAAAATGCAACTAGCTTTTGCCCATGGAACATTTAACGTAATTAATACAATAATTCAATTGCCGTTCATTGGGTTAATCGCATACGTGGTAACAAAAATTGTGCCTGGAGAGGATGCAACGATTGGATATGCTTCGAAACATTTAGATAAAACATTAATTGATCAATCTGCATCAATTGCTCTTGGACAAGCAAAACAAGAGGTAGTACGTATGGGTGAGTTTGCAGTAAGTGGTCTTCAAGAATCGTTGGACTTCTTATTAACAGGTGAAAGAAAACATGTAGACATAACAATTCAACTTGAAGAAGTAATTAACAATCTAGATCGTGAAATAACAGAGTATTTAGTTGAATTATCGCAAGGTTCTTTTTCTGAGACAGATTCAAAAGTACATTATTCACTATTGCAAAACATTCGCGATATTGAGCGTATTGGTGACCACTTTGAAAATTTAGTAGAGCTAATACAGTCACGAGAAGTAAACAGGGTGAAATTTAGTGAAGTAGCAACTCAAGAATTAAACGAAATGTATGAGTTGGTTTTAGATACGGTTAGTTTAGCTGTTCTTGCCTTAGATAGACAAAGTAAAGACTTCGCGAGAGAAATCATTAATAACGAATATCGAATCGATGAATTAGAACGCGTACTAAGAAAACGACATATTTATCGTGTCAATAACGGTGAATGCTCTGGTTCGGCAGGCATTTTTTATGTTGATATTATTTCCAACTTAGAGCGTATTGGAGATCATGCCGTTAACATTGCTGAAAGTATATTAGAAGTAAATTCAAATGAATCCTATCATTAA
- the ybaK gene encoding Cys-tRNA(Pro) deacylase, which translates to MAKHKIPKTNAVRLLDQQKIAYSLMEYDTTDQQIDGVSVANKVGLPASNIFKTLVTTAGTGKYFVFVIPVGAELNLKAGAKVAGEKKIEMLHVKDLLSTTGYIRGGCSPVGMKKLFPTFIDESASTLDYIVVSAGKIGMQIKLNPNDLNRVTNGKFAQLKV; encoded by the coding sequence GTGGCAAAACATAAAATACCAAAAACAAATGCTGTTCGTTTATTAGATCAACAAAAAATTGCATATAGCTTAATGGAATATGATACAACTGATCAACAAATAGATGGAGTGTCAGTTGCGAATAAAGTCGGACTCCCGGCTTCTAATATTTTTAAAACGCTTGTAACGACTGCGGGAACTGGTAAGTATTTTGTTTTTGTGATCCCAGTTGGAGCAGAGCTGAATTTAAAAGCAGGTGCGAAAGTAGCAGGAGAAAAGAAAATTGAAATGCTCCATGTAAAGGATTTGCTAAGTACAACTGGATATATACGAGGCGGTTGTTCGCCAGTCGGCATGAAAAAGTTATTTCCAACATTTATTGATGAATCAGCCTCTACACTTGATTACATCGTCGTAAGTGCAGGGAAAATCGGTATGCAAATTAAACTTAATCCCAATGATTTAAACCGCGTAACGAACGGTAAATTCGCACAACTAAAAGTTTAG
- a CDS encoding YitT family protein: MRKELKWRWLFFVVGIAVMSFGVAMTIKGKVVGTAPWDVLHIGLFQRLGLSVGSWGIILGLCIILSTSLILKEWPKITTWINMLLCGLFIDLFNWLLPTTDVLIYEIAYFIFGVIILGVGCALYISPNLGAGPRDTIMILIVEKLGGSIRMARLTMESVATILGWLLGGPVGIGTIIIALCSGYIIQAALPYFQRLLEKKIAGPEYDKISTKHTKPLAKEA; the protein is encoded by the coding sequence ATGAGAAAAGAATTAAAATGGCGTTGGCTGTTTTTCGTCGTAGGAATTGCAGTCATGTCATTTGGGGTAGCGATGACGATTAAAGGAAAGGTTGTAGGAACTGCACCTTGGGATGTACTACATATAGGATTATTTCAAAGACTGGGTTTATCAGTTGGTTCATGGGGAATTATCCTAGGATTGTGTATTATCCTATCGACATCATTGATTTTAAAAGAATGGCCAAAGATTACAACTTGGATTAATATGTTGCTTTGTGGTTTATTTATTGACCTCTTTAATTGGCTGCTACCAACTACCGATGTACTGATTTATGAAATAGCTTACTTTATATTCGGTGTAATTATTTTAGGGGTAGGTTGCGCATTATATATTTCACCTAATTTAGGAGCAGGACCTCGTGACACTATTATGATCCTCATTGTTGAAAAGCTTGGGGGTTCGATTCGAATGGCCCGCTTAACGATGGAGTCTGTAGCAACAATACTAGGATGGTTGCTAGGTGGCCCAGTAGGTATAGGAACAATTATCATTGCCCTATGTTCAGGATATATAATTCAAGCTGCACTACCATATTTCCAAAGATTATTGGAAAAGAAAATTGCTGGACCGGAATATGATAAAATTTCTACAAAACATACAAAACCACTAGCTAAAGAGGCATAA